TCGAGTATATGATGGAGATGCAACCAAGTATGGTGATTGTCACCGATGGTCATAAACTCCTTAAAGCAAACAGGCCTTTTTTTGAGTGCTCCGGTTATGATTCTGAAGAGAGCTTCAATATCCACTACCATGATATCTCCTCTTGTTTTGATGAGCATGGAGATTCTCAAGACTCTTTGGCACAATTGATAGAAAAAGCAAGAGAATCTAAACAAGCTTCTACTATTATGAATTTGAAGTTTGAACATCAAGCAGAGGGGATAACGGTTAAAGCAGATGCCGTATGTATGGGAAATGATGAGGATATTCTCATAACCTTTACAGATATCAGTGAAATTCAGGAAGAGAATGAGATGTTATGGCACGATGTTCTACACGATTCCCTTACCGGGCTTTACAATCGTCGTAGATGCAGTGAAGAACTGCAACATCAGTGTGCTCAGGCTAAAAGATATGGACATACTTTTTCTCTGCTCTTTTTTGATATAGACAATTTTAAAGATGTAAACGATACTTACGGACATCCGAAAGGGGATGAAGTACTGCGTACTATAGCAAACAATATCATCTCATTAAGACAAAGTGATTTAGTATGTCGATTCGGCGGTGAAGAGTTTTTAATTATATTACCGCATACGCAGCTAAAAGACGCCATTTCTGTAGCTCAGGATATTCGTAAAAGCATTGAGGAAGATACTTCGCACGGTCTTAAGAGTGTTACATGTAGTTTTGGAGTTGTGGAGTATCAAAAAGAGGATACACCTGCTACTTTGTTGGAAAAAGTAGATAAAGCTTTATATCAAGCAAAAGCCCGTGGTAAAAATTGTGTGGAACACCTATTATGAAAAAGCATATATATAATCTGTTGTGTATAGATGACGTTGAAGATAACCTCTATGCATATGAGTTGATACTCTCTAAAATGCAAGAGGTTAAAGTATATAAGGCTTCTAGTGGAGATGAGGCCCTTAAAATGTTATTGCGTCAACCGATTGATCTTATACTTTTAGATATTCAAATGCCGGAGATGGACGGATATGAGGTTGCCAAGCTTCTTAAAAGTACACATCAAACGCAACATATCCCTATTATTTTTATTACGGCAGTTTTTAAAGCCGAAGAGTTTATTGCCAAAGGGTTTGCAGCGGGTGCGGTAGATTATCTGACAAAACCTTTAGATGACAATTTACTGATAAACCGTATCCGTCTTTATCTTTCTATATTTGAACAAAAAAAGCTGGCGGAGGAAAATCTTGAGCTGTTTTATATGATTGCCCAGGGGATAGGGGATGGGCTATATGTAACCAAGAGAGACGGAACTTTAGAGTTTATTAATGATACTGCACTCGATATTTTGGGCTATAAAAAAGAGGAACTATTAAACATCTCCATACATGAAAAGATACATGCTTATGATATACGTGGACATAAAATTTCTCAAGCTGAATGCCCTATACATAATGTTGATAAGATTAACGGTGTAAGCAGGATAGATGAAGATATAGTTCGTGCTAAAAACGGGACTTTGTTACCGGTGATGAGTATCTCCTCTACTATAGAGGGAGTGGACCATCAAACAAAGATAGTAACACTTTTTCGCGATCGTACAAAAGACCTTGAATATAAAACATTGCAAAAACATATACTTGATTCTAAAAACAAGATGCTTTTGATGCTTATAGATGCCATTGATAAACGAGATCCTTATACTGCGGGACATACAAAACGTGTAGCTATATATTGTGAGCTTATTGCAAAAGGGATGAATTATCCCCAAGAAGATATAGATTTGCTTGTTGATGCGGCTCATTTACATGATATAGGAAAAATATCAACCCCTGACGTTATCTTATTAAAACCGACACACTTTGAGCCTGATGAGTATGAGATAATGAAACTGCATTTGCAAACAGGATATGAGCTTTTAATGCAAACAGAGGATTATAAAGAGATCGCAGAGGTGATGCGTTATCATCATGAAAGATATGATGGGACAGGGTATCCGATGGGAATCTCCGGAGATGCTATACCTCCTCTAGCTAGAATAATGATGGTTGCGGATGCATTTGATGCAATGACGACAAACAGGATTTATAAAAAGTCTAAAAGCGTTTCAGAAGCATTGGCAGAGATTAATCAGTGTTCAGGTCAGCAGTTTCATCCTGAAGTTGCAGAAACTGCTCAAAGAGTTTTAAAAGATATAAATATACAGCAGTATCACGATCAGACACCAAATACACCGCTAGAAGAGAAGCGTTTTGCATTCTTTTATCATGACAGGTTAACGGGAAGTTACAATGCTGAATATCTCCCTGTGGTACTTGAAAATGACTATGCCGATCAAAAGGTTTATATCTATAAACTCAATATACATCAGATGAATCAGTACAATAGAGAATATGGTTGGGAAGCGGGTAATTTACTCTTAAAATCCTTATGTAACGAGATTGTTAAAAAATTTAAACATAAACATGTCTTTAGAATTTCGGGGGATGATTTTTTGGTAGTCTCCAAAGAGAACGATATTAACGAGATTTTATCTTTAAGTGCATACTTGAAACAACAAGCTATGTATCTAGGGATATCTTTAGAAAAACATACTCTTGAAAAAGAGGATAGGGATTATTCCAAACTGCTTTTAGAACTACAGTAGAGTAATCCTGTTTCTACCATCACTTTTAGATTGATAAAGGGCAATATCTGCACGTTTTATAGTATCATAAATATCTTCATTGGTTTGAAAGAAAGTCGCACCGATACTGCAGGTGATATTTCCTATAGTTGTGAAGTTGTATTGTTCGATCGCACTTCTTAGTTTTTCAAGTATTTTTTCAACAAATGCTCTCTCTTGTAATGAAACAATTAATATGAACTCTTCTCCGCCCCAGCGTATAAGTGTATCTGTATCTCTTATCGAGTTTTGAATCACTTCAACAAACTCTTGTAAAATAATATCCCCGACATCGTGACCATATGTGTCATTTACCTGTTTAAAGTAATCAATATCGAAAAATGCGACTACTTTTAGTTCATCATTGTAGCGATTATTTTTTGTAAATCTATCAACATTTTGATGAAAATAGGTACGATTATAAGCCCCTGTTAAAGGATCGTGAATCACTTGCTCCTCAAGAAGTCGTTGTTTCTCAATAGATTCAGTGATATCATTAAAATCGATTATGTACATTGTTGAAGCGGGAATCGATTGCACAGAAACATGAAATATAGTTATCTTGCTATCTTTGGAACGAATTGCCACGTTTCTCTTGTCCTGAGGAAGTTTTTGAATCTTCTCTATCCATTCTCCACTTTGGTCATCAGGATTTGGATAAAAGCAACCCTTAATATTGACAAAGGCATCACATATACACGTAAAATATTTAAAAAATTGGTCACTATCTTCAAAATCAAAAAAATCTAAACCTGTTTGATTTATAAAAGTGAGATCAGCTCCATCGCTAAGTACAATAATAGTGGACTGCATATTGAGCATCATCTCTAAAAACTTTTGTAACTGGTGGACATGAAGATGCGTTTGTACCCTTGCTATAAGCTCTTTTGGATTAAAAGGTTTTGTAATATAGTCGTTTCCTCCGATATCAAATCCCTCTACAATGGAGTCTTCATTTTTTTGTGACGTAAGAAATATAATAGGGATATGATCATACTTTTTTTGTTCACGGATTTGTTTTGCTACTTCAAAACCGTTTATGCCAGGCATTTGGATATCTAACAGTATAAGTTCTATGTTAAACTTTTCAATTGCCATAAGTGCTTTCGTCCCATTATGTGCAACACGGAGATCATATTTGTCGGTTAGTATATTTGAAACAATATCAACATTTGTTTGTTCATCATCTACAACAAGAACAATGGGTTTATTATCCATCTGAAATCTCCTTTGCTATTTTTGGTAAAACTGTTTGTAACTCTTCTTCATCAAACTTATCGAAAAGTTTTTTAATATGTTGAGTTTTTGTCTCTGAAAGATAGAATTGTAACGAATCTGTTAAAGTTACAATCTCTTTTTGATCGATATATTGCATATTTTCAATTTGTTTGGTGATTTTCTCAAGCAATGCAAGTGTCTCATTTTGAGTAAGTTTTTCTTCATTGCTAGCAGGTACAAGAGGTATGATCTTTGTTTTTATCTCATCTAGAACACTTTGTAAAGTATCGATATATGTAGATACTCGCTCAGAAGTTACTCCCAACTCCTCAATATCTACTGCTTGTTGGTAGAGTGTATCTATATGGAGGTTTCCACTTGCTCCTTTGATCTTGTGAATTAAAGCATAGAACTCTTTGAGATCATTTTTATAAAGTTTATCGATAATACCCGGTGTAGTTGCATAGGAGTTGTAAAAGTTTTGATAAAGAGAATAAAGAGTCTGCGTATCAATGATAAGGTTTTGTTGAAGTTTCTCAATGTTTATACCCTCAAGTTGCAGTGCTTGCTCCTCTTGAAATTTCTCTTCTATCTCCGTAGTTACTGAAAAATAGAGTTTAATGATATTATCCAGAGCTTCTTTGTCTATAGGTTTAGCGAGGTGGCCGTTCATACCTGATGTTAGTGTTAACTCTTTATCTTTTTCTAAAACAGCAGCACTAAGAGCAATGATCGGTGTAATAAAATCAAACGCCCGTATCTTTTTAGTAGCCTCAAAGCCATCCATAACAGGCATCTGCAAATCCATAAAAATAATATCATAGTGATTTTTTGTCGCCATCTTAACAGCCTCTTCACCGTTGTTGGCTATATTCACGTCAAAGCCGTATTCTTGCAGATATATAGATGCAACAAGTTGATTTACCTGGTTGTCTTCAACAAGTAAGGCATTTTTTGGAGTATTTAGTTTTAACTGTATAGTATCTTGTTCTTTTTGTTGTTGGGTAGAGAGATCTATATTGTGTAGAATATTTTTCTCCTTTAGCTCCTCATGATACTTAAAAGTAAGGAAGAAGTAAAAACTGCTTCCCTGATTTTCTTGGCTCTCTACCCATATATCTCCACCCATAAGTGTTACAAGCTTTTTACAGATCATAAGTCCAAGACCCGTACCACCGTATTTTCTCGTGGTAGAACTATCCCCTTGCTCAAAAGCTTTAAAAAGATTTTCTTGATGTTCTTCAGGGATCCCTATACCGCTGTCTTGGACAATAAATTCAAGTGTAATATCACTCTCTGTTTTGTTAAGATTTTTAATATCTAAACTTATGAAACCATTTGGAGTGAACTTTATTGCATTACCGATTAGGTTATTCAGTATTTGAGTAAGTCTTAGTGAATCACCTATAAGCTTGTTTGGAATATCTTCATCAATATTGAGCATAAATTTCAAATCTTTTTTATGGATCTGCAGGCTGAAGAGATCACTAATAGTTTTGAGCATTGTATCGAGCTGAAAGTCAATTGGTAAGATATCTATTTTCCCGGCTTCTATTTTTGAATAGTCCAAAATATCATTAATAACATGTAACAGGGCATGAGATGAGGAGTGAACTTTATTGAGATAGTCCCGTTGCATATGATCTAAATTTGAGTTTAGTATAACATCGGTGAGACCGATGATCCCATTTAAAGGTGTACGAATCTCATGAGACATATTCGCTAAAAATTCGGATTTTGCTTGGTTAGCTTTATCTGCAATTTGTTTTGCTTCAAAGAGAGCGATCTCATTCTCTTTTTGTTCCGTTACATCTGTAATATAGCCGATAAAATGAGTAATACTTCCATCTTTGTCTTTTTGTGTAACAGTATAGTCTAGTACCCAGCGGATCTCTCCTGACTTTGTAATAATACGGTAAGGTTTATGTCTAAAAAAATCAAGATTATGTTGAATGGCTTCCTCTACTTCATTAGTAACCGTTTGTATATCATCTTGATGGATACATGCTGCATAGGTAACATCATTTGAGAGAAAGTTATCTTTAGAATATCCAAGAAGTCTTTTCACATTTTCTGAAGCATATACGATACTCCATGTTTTATCGTTTGTCCATTTAAAAAGTACAGAATCCCCTTTATCAAAAAGTGAAAGTAAAGAGTTCTGTTCTGCAAGTAATTCCTCTTGTTGCTGCTGTAGTCTTTTCTCCTGAGTAATATTTCTAGCAGATGCATAGATATAGTCTTGATTATCTATATGGATTTTTACAGCGGAGATCGATGCAAGGTAAGTAAACCCGTCTTTTCTTGTATGAACTCTCTCAAGATTGACAGGAGTAGTACTAAGGTTTTTAACTATCTCTTGAAAGTCATCCATAGTAAAGTCTTTATCCCAATCAAATACAGTTAAGTTTTGCATCTCTTCATCAGTGTAACCAAGCAGTTTTTTTGTAACTTCACTATACTGTAGCAGTTTACCGGTTTCAACATCAAGAATAAAAATTCCGTCAGAAGCTAAGTCCATAAGACTCTTATATCTTTTTCTTTCTTGATCAATTTTATTTGTTAACTCTTGAACATGTGAGATGTCATATACGGTTCCAAGGGAACGCACTGGATTTCCTAATGTGTCATATTCTGTATCACATTGTTCTAGAACGTATTTGATTCGACCGTTATTAAGTAAAAGGCGGTGTTCAATTTTATACCCTTTTTTACTCTCTAAAGATTGGATGTATGCATTGTTTACCCGCTCTCTGTCACCTGGATGGATAATTTCTAAAAATGCTTCGTAAGAGGGTTGAAACTTCTCTTTGTCTAATTCAAAGAGATCATATATCTCATCAGACCATGTTAATTCGTTTTTAGCAATATTGTATTCCCAAATACCGAGTTTGGCAATTTTTTTTGCCTGAGAAAGCTGGTCAAGCGCTTTGTCGAGTTTAATTCTATTCTCTTTCTCTTGTGTTATATCGATAATGATGGAAAAGAGCAGTTCTCCTATGTCTGTTTTAATAGGGGAGGAGTGAACTTCTACCGTTCGAATCTCTCCTGATTTTAGTTGATGGTCAAATATAAAAAAGTTTTTATCATTATTAAATGCCTCAGTCTGTTTGCGTTTTACATGATCATCACTGAGAGTATTGATTTGCCCAATACTCATACTGCAAAGCTCATCATGTTTATAGCCGTAAAAAGTTTCTGCACTTTTATTTGCATCTATAATCGCTCCGTTTGTTGGATCGATAAGGAGCATAACGGCATCATGGTTTTGGAACATATTGCTAAAACGTTTGTTGAGTTGCTGGAGTTTATCCTGCAGTTTTTTGTCATCATCTATATCAACATGTGTCCCGGCAATAAGTAAAGGACGGTTGTATTCATCTTTTGTAATAGTTTTAGCACGTGAAAGGATCCATTTGTAACTACCGTCTTTACATCGTAAACGAAACTCTATTTTAAAATCTGTCATAGCATTTTGAGCTAGCTTCTGTGCCTCCTCTTTAGCAAAACTATCATCAGGATGTAAAAGATCTTTCCATACACTCAATTTATTTTCAATCTCGTCATCTTCATAGCCAAGCATCGCTTTCCAAGAGGGACTGAAATAAACTTCATTTGTTTGTACATCCCACTCCCAGTAACCGTCTTTTGTAACGGATAGTACATTTTGAAGGCGGTTAATAGTTTTTTCCGAGGTGTCTTTTGAACGCATAACTGTTTGCTCTAGAGTGTGTCTTTCAGTAATATCTATATGTGTACCCGTCACTAGCGTAACATTGCCGTCTTTGTCTCTTTGAGAAATTTGTCCACGATCGAGTAACCATACATATGTACCGTCTTTACGCTGGACTCTTATCTCGGAATGATAGTGTGATATTTTCCCCTCAAGCATAGAGACAAATTGTTTTGAAGCTTTTTCAAAATCTTGCGGATGGACGATTTTTTTCCATAAAGCAAGATCAAGTAGAACTTCATTCGGTTTATAGCCTAAAATTTTATATATTTGATTAGAGATGAAAAGTTTCTGAGTTGTCGGATAAAACTCCCAGTATGTATCACCATTAGCCTCCATAAACTGAATCATTGTTTTTGTTGCTTCTGAAAAATCAGGAAGGGTGTTTAGGGTGTCCATAATAATAGTTCTCTTTTATCACTTTTTATATACTATTTATTATACTCAGTGTTTTTCTAAATGTTATATTCTGTGGAAACGTTTTGGGAGATTTATCACAGAGTGGGGTTTAGTGTAGCAAATTTTCCCACTTGTGCATTTAACTCCTCTTTAAGGAGAAGATAATTGAGTTTATATTGTAAAACTTTTTTCTTTATCTCAAGAGTCTGTATCTCCCTTTGATTGAGAACAAAAAGGTTACTGCTCCCTAGGAGATATTTTTTATTTTCGGCATTTTCAAGTTGCGTGACGAGTGTAAGTTCCGTTTGTGCATTATCTATATTTTGTTTGAGTAGATTTAAAGAGTTGATGATATTTGTTAAAGAGGTTTCAATCTCACGCTCTTTTTGCTCTTGAATCTTTTCTATGTTTGTTAACGACTTTCCAATAGTGCCAATTTGCGCCTTGTATCTGTTTCGCTCGATAGGAAAAGCAAGATCAAAGGAGAGTTTAAAACCGTTTTCATATTTAAAATCATGAACACCGTATAAAGCGACATTAACTTCCGGATACTGTAATAGGTTAGCATTCTTTTTTTCTAACAACAGTTTCTCTTTTTCATACTCCAACATTTTTAGATCGGGTCTGTTTTGTTTAGCTTCACTGATCGCATCACTAAGCAACATGCTCTTAAGGGGTGTCTGTAAAACATCTACAAAATCGTATTTTTGCAAAAATTTTTCTTTTGAGATATTGAGATATTTTACAAAATTTTCAAAACTGTTTTCATACTCTGCAACAATTGCCAGATACCTCTGTTTTCTGTTTATAAGTTGTTGCTCTGCTTCAATCAGGGCTATCTTTGGAAACAAGCCGGAATCTATCTTCTGCTCTATAAAACTTTTGCGCTTTTGTGCTTTTTGTAAAAGCTCTTTTTCATACTTAACAAGAAGTTTGTTGTAAAGTACACGATGGTAGTTGTTTAAAACTTTGAGATAAAGCAGGCGTAGATTATTGTTGGAATTATACTTTGTCTTTGTACTCTCAAGCAGTGCCAGATCTAAGTTCATCTTTTTTGTATTGGTACCTTGGAGCAGGGCATTAACAGGGAGTTTTACACCCACTAAAACTTCACCCTCATCACTCGTTTTTATATTGTTATATTCCTGAGTCCCTTCCGCTTTTCTGTATGTAGCTATAAACTCCATTCCGTTTTCGATCGGTTTTTTTACCGCAATGTCATAATATTCTCCGGTACTTGCTGGGTATTCTTTATGATCGTACTTTGCATTTAGTGTCGTATCGAATGCACTTTGGTGATAGTTCACTCTCTCTTTTGCCACATACTCCTGATTTAAGAGCGGGTAGACAAAAGGGTTTGTTTCATTAAGATATTGTGTAATAGTGGTAGATCTAAAGATCTCTTTTGCATCTAAAAGAGAGATAGCAACTAAAAAGAGTAGTAAGCCTCTCATTAGTACTTCTCTCTATCTGGATGTACCATCTGCGGCGGCAAGGCATTCATTAAACGCCATAACTGATACCAAATAGGCACTGTAGAGAGTCTCACCCATGCACTTGCCTGTGTCCCGATGCGCAGCTCATCACCTTTTGGCCAAGGCTCTTTTGGATCTTCAACTACATATGCGTAGTAGTATCCCTGTTCATGAGAGATATGTTCAACTTTTTTGACGATTCCGCTAAATGAACCAAACTGTATCTTCGGCCATCCACTGATCTGTAGTGCAGGCCAACCGTAGAACATAATTCTCACAGGTAACCCCTCCTTGATCAAAGGCATATTAAAGTCAGATACTTTTAAACGGAGTGCTTTTTCTGTCACACTTGGAGAGAAGTGTAGAATCTCTTCCCCTTTTTTAAGATATCTGTTCTTATCGTTCTTAAATACCCTTACAACATAGCCGTCTTTTTGTGCAATCACCTCTGCATTTTTATAACGCTCTATGGCAATCGATTGTGTACTGAGTTGTTGGTTGAGATTTTTTAGTTTACTTTTTACCGTTAACGTCGTGCTCTCAATTGTATGGAGCTTATTCGTTGTCTGACTAAGAAATTTTGCTTTCTCTTTTTCTAATATACCCATATTTTTTTTCTCAATCTCAATATCGAGATCGATTTTTTTGAACTCTGCATCTGCTTTGATATAGATGTTTTCAACCTTTTCAAAAGTACGTTTAGATTCTATGCCGTCCTCATAAAGAGTTTTAATTCTCTCATAGTTTACTTTTTCGATCTCATGGTTTTTTTCCAGAGATACTTTTTTAAATTCCAAGCTTTTTATCTTGTTTTGAACCTGTTTGATCTTCTCCTCATAAACCTCCAAACCATGGTTAAGATAGTTCTGTGTTTGGTGGTGTTGCTTCTCAAGGTTTTTGATCTCAAGCTTTGTATTTTCTATCTGATGTTCTAAGTTTTGTTCTATCTGTTCAAGTTTATGTAGATAGTTTGTATCGAGATCCACCATCTTAAAAAGGCTTTCACCTTTTTTTACAAACTGATTCTCTTCAACATAAAACTTCTCTACAAAACCGTCAACCGGTGCTAAGATCGAGTAATCCCTTTGTGTTGGGTCTAGGGCAATTATGCTCCCTTTCCCTTTTACTGTTTGCTGCCAAGGTAAAAAGAGCATAGAAAAAAGGATCAGTGCTATAGTAAAACTAAATATCCATATCTTTTTAACAACGGGGCTTAGTTCAACTTTATCTAGAACGTTAAACTGATACTTATCCATTTTGCTGCTCACTTAACGATAAAGATAATTTGTCTACTTTGTAAAGACCCTCAACAATGTCATAAATATAGTCTATCTGTTTTACAAATCCCTTGAGGGCATTTGTAATTGACACGACAATAATCTCAGCCGCTACAAATTCACCAAGAGGTAGAAGTCCGTTGATTACAAGATAACCACCGAGAATCAAGAAACTACTAAAGACGATCCCCTCCATAATAAACGTGAGTGAAAGTTGTCTTATAATTACTCTAAACATATTGATTCTTGAATCTACAAATTCATTAAGATAGCCGTCAAACTCCTCTAAAACCTCTTTTGGAGTTCCCTCTTTGTATGGGATATGTTGGAGATAATAGATCGTAGAGTGTTTAGCATCTGAACGTGCAATAGCGTAGTTGATACCATTTCGTCCAAGCAGAATAATCAGTACAAAAAACAGAACAAAGAAAAAGAGTCCTGCACTAAAAAGGTAGGGATTAAAAGCAAGAAGGAGTAATAAGCTTACAATTACCTTGATAATAAGACCTGTCCCGTCAAGGAGTAAAACCGGGAAAACTTTTTGGATTGAAGTGATGTCAAAAAAGTAGTTCATCAGTTTATCCATAGAGTGTTTTGTCTCCAGTGCCGCTTTTTGCAAAGCAGTAGCCATTGTAGATATCTTTATACCGCTGCTGACAAAGATTTTTTGTTGAAACTTCTCAATGATGTACTCTTTCATGATTTGTAACATCGTTGTAAGTATAAAAATTACAATTACGATCAAACCGAGGATAAATACGGAAATAGAACTATGTGCTAATACGCTGTTGATGATAAATACGGATGCAAGAGGAATTGATAAAACCAAAATAGCTTCAATAGCAGAATAGTATAAGAGATAAAAAATATTTTTTTTATCCTGGGTAACTATTTCGGCAATATTTTTTAAAATTTTTTTCTCTATGCTCATTAATATACAACCTTTAAAAAAGTCTATTATTATATTGTCAAATAGATAATATCATTTTAACAAATGAAACTATTGTGATTTTTTAAAAATAGAATGAACTTTAGAAATTGTATCATAAAAACAAAAGTGTGTAATTGTGAATAATAATTAATTTTAATAAAAATACAATAAAAATGTGATACCATTCAAGTGAAAATTTTTACGGAGAATATGGACAGATGTTATTTGGGAATAGTAAAGAGCTGGAATTAGAGTTGGCCAAAAAAGATAAACGTATACAAGAGCTGGAATTGGCCTTGAAAAAGTCGGAAACTCAGATAGAAGAGTTAAAATATAAAGCGAATGCTACCAATACAGACAGAGTAATGAACGAATTAATAAAGTCATTAACAGGTAACTTGACTGAAGGGTGTAACAGAGATCTTCATTATCTGCAAAATGACTTGACAGATAATGTAGCTGCACTCGAAGATATTACGGTAAAAAATCAGGAAAGTTCAGATTTTACAACAGAGTGTTCTGTTGAAATAGATAAGCTTGTTGATATTTTACATACTTTACTAGAACATATAACACATACATATACACAAGTAGAGACACTTAACAATAGTGTAGAGAGTATTTCAGATGTTATCAACCTAATTAAAGATATTTCGGACCAAACAAATCTTTTAGCACTTAATGCTGCTATTGAAGCTGCTCGTGCAGGGGAACACGGACGTGGTTTCGCCGTTGTAGCCGATGAAGTAAGAAAACTGGCTGAGCGTACACAAAAGGCGACTGCAGAGGTGGAGATTACTGTTCAAGGATTAAAACAGAATACTCAAGAGGTACATGAACACTCTCGTGCAATGGAGACATTATCTCACCAGTCAAACGACCAGATGAATCTTTTCCAGCAAAAAATGGTACATTTAAGAGAAAATGCATCAGTTATAGAACAAGAAACGACAGATGTAACATACGCTATCTTTACAATTCTTAGTAAGCTTGATCATCTTCTGTTTAAAGCAAACGGCTATAAAACGGTATTTAGACAAGAGGTACATACAGAATTTGCAAGTGAGAAAGAGTGTAGACTTGGAAAATGGTACGACAACGGTATCGGATATGAAAAATTTAGTAAATGTCCAAGCTATACAAAAATGGCCGCACCGCATAAAGAGGTACATGAGAGTATTAAAAAAGCTGTTGAGTGTGTAGAAAAAGGGACATGTACACAAGAATCACAAAATGTTATGACATATTTCAATCAAGCTGAAGAGGCAAGTAAACATGTTATAGAGATCTTAACACAACTCCTCAAAGAAGAGAAAAATTTAAGACACTCCCTTTAATCGCTTTTTAAACAAATACTTAGGATAATAGGTAGATATAAGCAGAAAACAGGAGTCTTTAATGCATATTGTTAGATATTTAATCATTCTTGTGATAGTCAGTGCATTAAATGCCAATGAACCTCAAACTAAAAAGATAGCCTATTTGGTATCTGATTTAAAAATCCCTTTTTGGGATATTATGAGAAAAGGGATAGTCTCTGAGGCAAAAACATTGCACTACGATCTCCAAGTTTACAATGCAGACAACAGTTTAGAAAAAGAGTTGAAAAATACCGTCAAAGCAATTAGGAATAAAGTTGACGGTATTATCGTTTCACCTATAAACTCATCATCCTGTGTTACGATTTTAAAGCTGGCACAACGTGCAAACATTCCTGTCGTTATATCTGATATTGGAACC
Above is a window of Sulfurimonas marina DNA encoding:
- a CDS encoding GGDEF domain-containing response regulator, with product MKKYHLLCVDDDEVNLISLKALLDKVPQFEIHCVRSAQAGLKWLLEHKVDLILLDIMMPEIDGFEMASLIRKRDALSHIPIIYVTARDDDTVVSEAFNKGGNDYISKPIRSEELIARIWMQIGLMTKEQEIRQKLSLIEYMMEMQPSMVIVTDGHKLLKANRPFFECSGYDSEESFNIHYHDISSCFDEHGDSQDSLAQLIEKARESKQASTIMNLKFEHQAEGITVKADAVCMGNDEDILITFTDISEIQEENEMLWHDVLHDSLTGLYNRRRCSEELQHQCAQAKRYGHTFSLLFFDIDNFKDVNDTYGHPKGDEVLRTIANNIISLRQSDLVCRFGGEEFLIILPHTQLKDAISVAQDIRKSIEEDTSHGLKSVTCSFGVVEYQKEDTPATLLEKVDKALYQAKARGKNCVEHLL
- a CDS encoding HD domain-containing phosphohydrolase; the protein is MKKHIYNLLCIDDVEDNLYAYELILSKMQEVKVYKASSGDEALKMLLRQPIDLILLDIQMPEMDGYEVAKLLKSTHQTQHIPIIFITAVFKAEEFIAKGFAAGAVDYLTKPLDDNLLINRIRLYLSIFEQKKLAEENLELFYMIAQGIGDGLYVTKRDGTLEFINDTALDILGYKKEELLNISIHEKIHAYDIRGHKISQAECPIHNVDKINGVSRIDEDIVRAKNGTLLPVMSISSTIEGVDHQTKIVTLFRDRTKDLEYKTLQKHILDSKNKMLLMLIDAIDKRDPYTAGHTKRVAIYCELIAKGMNYPQEDIDLLVDAAHLHDIGKISTPDVILLKPTHFEPDEYEIMKLHLQTGYELLMQTEDYKEIAEVMRYHHERYDGTGYPMGISGDAIPPLARIMMVADAFDAMTTNRIYKKSKSVSEALAEINQCSGQQFHPEVAETAQRVLKDINIQQYHDQTPNTPLEEKRFAFFYHDRLTGSYNAEYLPVVLENDYADQKVYIYKLNIHQMNQYNREYGWEAGNLLLKSLCNEIVKKFKHKHVFRISGDDFLVVSKENDINEILSLSAYLKQQAMYLGISLEKHTLEKEDRDYSKLLLELQ
- a CDS encoding GGDEF domain-containing response regulator, translated to MDNKPIVLVVDDEQTNVDIVSNILTDKYDLRVAHNGTKALMAIEKFNIELILLDIQMPGINGFEVAKQIREQKKYDHIPIIFLTSQKNEDSIVEGFDIGGNDYITKPFNPKELIARVQTHLHVHQLQKFLEMMLNMQSTIIVLSDGADLTFINQTGLDFFDFEDSDQFFKYFTCICDAFVNIKGCFYPNPDDQSGEWIEKIQKLPQDKRNVAIRSKDSKITIFHVSVQSIPASTMYIIDFNDITESIEKQRLLEEQVIHDPLTGAYNRTYFHQNVDRFTKNNRYNDELKVVAFFDIDYFKQVNDTYGHDVGDIILQEFVEVIQNSIRDTDTLIRWGGEEFILIVSLQERAFVEKILEKLRSAIEQYNFTTIGNITCSIGATFFQTNEDIYDTIKRADIALYQSKSDGRNRITLL